In Mycobacterium branderi, the DNA window CCCGGGTGGCGACTCGCGACACCGAACTCGGCGGCGTGGCGATCCCGGCCGGCGCGACGGTGATGCCGATGCTCGGTTCGGCGAACCGGCAAGAGGACCGCTACCCCGACCCGGACAAGTTCGACATCCACCGAGAGGCCCGGGCGCACCTGGGCTGGGGCCACGGCGTACACGTGTGCCTCGGCATGCATTTGGCACGGCTCGAAATGCGCACGGCCATCAACCTTTTGCTCGATCGGCTGCCAAACCTCCGACTGGACCCCGATGCGGACGATCCGCACATCCGCGGTCAAGTTTTCCGGTCGCCGACGTCGGTCCCGGTTCTGTTCGACCCCCAATAGGCGGCCCCGCAAAGGTTGCACCTTGCCAATCGGTTAGTTTCCAGTAAGGCTCTCCATAGGGTCCTCTGACGAGTTAGAGAAAGACATCTCACGAAGTTAAGAGTCAAGCCACGAGCGAGAGAGGAGGTGGAAACGCCAGGTGTTCGTTGTAGAGCCGGCCGGTCTGCAGGCAGTGGTGGAGTTGGCCGAGAAACTTGTTGAACAGGTGCCGTTGGGCTTGGTGGTTCCAGTCTCCGGCGGCGCGGCGGGCATCGTAGTGGCGACGCGCGCCCGGCGAGGCGCGCAGCGATCCCAGTGCCCAGATCGGGCCGACGGCGGCCAGTCGCCGGTTCTTGATGTGGCGGTGCAGGACAACGGTTTTCTTGCCGCTGGCGCGGGTGATGGGGCGGATCCGGCGAAGGCTTTGAGTCCGCGGGCCTCAGCGAAGCGGGTTCGGTCATCGCCGATCTCGGCGAGCACCCGGGCGCCGGCCAACATCCCCAGGCCGGGGAAGCTGGTGATGATCTTGGCGTCCGGGTGTTGCTCAAAATGGGCGATCGCCGCCTCGGCCAGCTCGTCGGCCGCGGTGCAGGCGGCCTCGAGTTGGCGCAACAACGCCGCCAGTTGGATGCCCATCGCGTTTTCCACGGCCGGCGGTTGGTGCAGGTAGGTGTCGGTGAACACGGCGCGCAACCGCTCGATATCGCGGTCGAGATGGCGTCGGCGGCCAGCTTTGGTCAGCAGTCGGCGCAGCCGGGCGGGAGTCAGCGTCGCCGCCTGCGTTGGGGTCGGCGCAGCGGCCAAGATGGTGCGGGCGTCGGCGCGGGCCAGTCCACCCTCGGGCAGCCCGGCGAACGCGGCGATGGCGGCCGGGTAGAAGTCTTTGAGCAGGTCGCGGATCTGGTTGCCGATCTGCTGACGCGCCCAAACCGCATCTTGCTGGGCGCGGGCGAGCACCCGGATGGCTTGGGCCAGCTCGGTGTCGGCGGGCAGCGGTCGGTGCGCGGCGGCATCGGTGCGCACGATATTGGCCAGCAGCACCGCATCGGTGGCATCGGATTTGGCCCCCGACACTGCATGCCGTGCCCGGTACCGCGAGGCCGCCAGTGGGTTGATCGGGTAGATCACCCGGCCGGTTTCGCGCAGCGCGGCCACCCACAGTCCGCGATCGGTTTCGATCCCCACCGGGATTGGATGCGCGGCGCTGTCACCGGCCTCAGCCAGCAGCGTCAACAGAGCCGCGAACCCGGCCGCATCATTGCTGACCCGTCCGCGGGCCACCACACGCCCGTCGTCGTCGATGACGGCGACATCGTGATGTTCAGTGGCCCAATCAATTCCACAAAACAAGCCCAAGGTGTCATCACTCCTTCGATCGATGGTTATGCCGTCACCGGTGGACTCACGCGGCGCCCTAATCGCGGGACTCTTAGGTCCGTCATCTCACTAGCCGTCCGTGACTCCAGCTCACCGCAGGACCTCGTTCTATCGAAGAGCTCAAGGCTCGGGAAACACAGTCGGGAGGTCAACCCTGCGGTGGGCTCGGGCAACGGCATCCCACCACCACCGGAGGTGATCTGCCGCCAGGCGCGCCGTTCTTTCTCTAGACGTCGAGCGTCGGGACAAACCAGGCATCACCTGACAGCAGACCAACCAGGAAACAGACCCTGGTCGCCACCACGACCAGCAATCCATCCCTACTAAACGATTAGTGACAGACATGACTGAGGCTGTAAAGGTCCGCTTCGAGTCCAAGATGATGATCGACGGCAAGCTCGTCGATGGGCAGGCCGGCACTTTCACCAACATCAATCCGGCAACCGAAGAGCCGCTCGGCGAGGTCGCGGACGCGTCGAAGGAGGACATGCACCGGGCCATCGACGCCGCCCGGCGGGCTTTCGACGAGAGCGATTGGTCGACCAACCGCGAACTGCGCAAGCGCTGCCTGTTGCAGCTGCACGACGCGATCGAAGAGGAGAAGGAAGAACTGCGCGAGGAACTCATCCTCGAAGTTGGCTCTCCCCGGGCGATCACGTTCGGCCCGCAGCTGGACGCCCCGCTGGCAGATGGCCTGAAGTACCCCGCCAGGCTGATCGACGAGTACGCCTGGGAAACCGACCTCGGCGACAGGGTTATCAGCCTCACGGGCACCAACACGTCCGTCAAGGTCTGGCGGGAGCCGGTCGGCGTGGTCGGCGCGATCGTGCCGTGGAACTTCCCGTTCGAGGTCACCATCAACAAGCTCGGCCAGGCGCTGGGAACCGGCAACACCGTGGTGCTCAAACCGGCGCCCAACACCCCGTTCAACGCGACCCGGCTGGGCCGGCTGATCGCCGAAAAGACCGACATCCCCGCGGGTGTCGTCAACGTTGTCACGGCATCGGATCACTTTGTGGGCGAGGAGCTCACACTGTCACCAAAGGTTGACCTGATCTCGTTCACCGGCTCCACCGTGGTCGGCCAGCGGATCATGGAAAAGGGCGCGGCGACCATGAAGCGGCTGTTCCTCGAGCTCGGTGGCAAGTCGGCCACCATTGTCTTGGACGACGCCGACTTCGGGCTGGCGTGCGCGATCGGCATCGCGCCGTGTATGCACGCCGGGCAGGGCTGCGCCAACCCCACCCGGATGCTGCTGCCACGGTCCCGCTACGACGAGGGCGTGGCGATTCTCAAGGGCATCTACGAGAACGTCACGTGCGGCGACCCGCAGGATCCGGGGACGCTGTGCGGTCCGGTGATTTCGGAAAAGCAGCGTGACCGCGTGATGGGCTACATCCGCAAGGGTGTCGAAGAGGGCGCTACCGCGCTGGTCGGCGGACCGGATGCACCGACCGGATTCGACAAGGGATTCTTCGTCCGGCCAACACTTTTCACCGACGTCGACAATTCGATGACGATCGCGCAGGAGGAGATCTTCGGCCCAGTCCTCTCCGTCATTCCCTTCGACGACGAGGAGGACGCCATCCGGATCGCCAACGACAGCATGTACGGGTTGGCCGGCAACGTGATGTCGGGCTCGCTGGAACGTTCACTGGCGGTGGCGCGCAGGATCCGGGCCGGCTTCATGGGCGTCAACGGCGGTGCTCCGTATGGCGCCGACACGCCGTTCGGCGGGTACAAGTACAGCGGGGTCGGCCGGCAGAACGGCGTCGCCGGCTTCGACCAGTACACCGAGATCAAGTCTGTGGGATACCCCGCGGGCTGACGAATGTTGGCCATTCCCCGCTACCCGGACGACGTCACCTGTGAGTGGCTGTCGGCTGTCCTCAGCAGTGACCGGACGCCGGTCGAGGTCTCCCACGTCGATGTCACGGCGATCGGCACCGGTCAGACCGGGGCGACCTACCGGGTGTCGGTGCGCTATGCGCGCAATCCTGATGGCCTGCCGGATACGTTTGTGATCAAGCTGCCGGCCCAGGACGACACGGTGCGCGACCGCGTCACGATCGGCTACCGCAGCGAATGCGCCTTCTACTCCGCGGTGGCCGACCGCGTCCAAGTGCCAGTGCCGCACTGCTTCTACAGCGAGATCACCGACGACGCAGTGGAATATGCGCTGCTGCTGGCAGACCAGGCACCTGCAGTGCAGGGCGACCAACTTGCGGGCTGCGGTGAGCAGGAGGCGCGGCTGGCGGTCACCGCACTGGCCGGCCTGCACGGGCCCAGTTGGTGCGACCCGGTGTGGCTCGACTTCGCCGGCATCGCATTCGCGCGCCCGGACGAGGCATCGGCCCAGGGTCTCGGTGAGGTCGCACAGATGAGCGCGGACATCACGCTGGACAAGCTCGGTGACCGGATGAGCGCCGCAGACCGTGAGACCTTTACCGCGGCAATGGGTTTGGTGACGCCCTGGCTGCTGGCCGAGCGGGACCGGTTTGCCTTGCTGCACGGCGATTACCGGCTCGACAACATGCTGTTCGACCGCGAAGCCAACACGGTCAGCGTGGTGGACTGGCAGACGCTAGGCGTCGGCCTTCCCGCGCGTGATCTCGCCTACTTCACCGCCACGAGCCTCAAGCCGCAACTACGCGCAGCGATCGAGGCGGATCTCGTTGACAAGTATCACCGGGCACTCATCGGCTACGGCGTCACCGACTACGACCGCGAAACCTGTTGGCGCGATTACCGACTCGGCATGCCGCAAGCGCTACTGATCTCT includes these proteins:
- a CDS encoding phosphotransferase family protein; this translates as MLAIPRYPDDVTCEWLSAVLSSDRTPVEVSHVDVTAIGTGQTGATYRVSVRYARNPDGLPDTFVIKLPAQDDTVRDRVTIGYRSECAFYSAVADRVQVPVPHCFYSEITDDAVEYALLLADQAPAVQGDQLAGCGEQEARLAVTALAGLHGPSWCDPVWLDFAGIAFARPDEASAQGLGEVAQMSADITLDKLGDRMSAADRETFTAAMGLVTPWLLAERDRFALLHGDYRLDNMLFDREANTVSVVDWQTLGVGLPARDLAYFTATSLKPQLRAAIEADLVDKYHRALIGYGVTDYDRETCWRDYRLGMPQALLISALGFAFATATDRGDEMVLTMLARGCQAIRDLGTLDLIGK
- a CDS encoding aldehyde dehydrogenase family protein gives rise to the protein MTEAVKVRFESKMMIDGKLVDGQAGTFTNINPATEEPLGEVADASKEDMHRAIDAARRAFDESDWSTNRELRKRCLLQLHDAIEEEKEELREELILEVGSPRAITFGPQLDAPLADGLKYPARLIDEYAWETDLGDRVISLTGTNTSVKVWREPVGVVGAIVPWNFPFEVTINKLGQALGTGNTVVLKPAPNTPFNATRLGRLIAEKTDIPAGVVNVVTASDHFVGEELTLSPKVDLISFTGSTVVGQRIMEKGAATMKRLFLELGGKSATIVLDDADFGLACAIGIAPCMHAGQGCANPTRMLLPRSRYDEGVAILKGIYENVTCGDPQDPGTLCGPVISEKQRDRVMGYIRKGVEEGATALVGGPDAPTGFDKGFFVRPTLFTDVDNSMTIAQEEIFGPVLSVIPFDDEEDAIRIANDSMYGLAGNVMSGSLERSLAVARRIRAGFMGVNGGAPYGADTPFGGYKYSGVGRQNGVAGFDQYTEIKSVGYPAG